The following proteins are encoded in a genomic region of Struthio camelus isolate bStrCam1 chromosome 3, bStrCam1.hap1, whole genome shotgun sequence:
- the LOC138066639 gene encoding uncharacterized protein isoform X3: protein MRSGFGVARWCPRLARNRYCSRSGAQAQWFRRGSLVPSAGQKSVLQPENSVLQAKRGACAVVSAWLVGALGWPEIGTAGEAGRRRSGFGVARWCPRLARNRYCSRKNRYCRRSGAHAQWFRRGSLVPSPGEKSVLQAKRGACAVVSAWLVGALGWREIGTAAEAGRRRSGFGVARWSPRLARNRYCSPKNRYCRQPLRACALARRGSLVPSAGQKSVLQPKRGACAVVSAWLVGALGWREIGTAGEAGRMRSGFGVARWCPRLAKNRYCRRSGAHAQWFRRGSLVPSAGEKSVLQPKRGAGAVVSAWLVGALGWPEIGTAGEAGRRRSGFGVARWCPRLARNRYCSRKNRYCRRSGAHAQWFRRGSLVPSPGEKSVLQAKRGACAVVSAWLVGALGWREIGTAAEAGRRRSGFGVARWSPRLARNRYCSPKNRYCRQPLRACALARRGSLVPSAGQKSVLQPKRGACAVVSAWLVGALGWREIGTAGEAGRRRSGFGVARWCPRLARNRYCRRSGAQAQWFRRGSLVPSAGQKSVLQAKRGAGAVVSAWLVGALGWPEIGTAGEAGRRRSGFGVARCCPRLARNRYCRGKALAWAFGFPCSLLPSGVDTPLLQPPLPSPAYGEYYSQPARTRAVPVTVFAPTPPCVANGAPVPPWRGRGGRSPLRRRPGGAARLAGPGAALGGRLPSRQACPRVLGNPIPPVEEGSLGIVIRITDHQHITEGLHVLQKVFRTSGIDYMLP, encoded by the exons atgcgcagtggtttcggcgtggctcgttggtgccctcggctggcgagaaatcggtactgcagccgaagcggggcgcaggcgcagtggtttcggcgtggctcgttggtgccctcggctggccagaaatcggtactgcagcccgaaaattcggtactgcaggcgaagcggggcgcatgcgcagtggtttcggcgtggctcgttggtgccctcggctggccagaaatcggtactgcaggcgaagcggggcgcaggcgcagtggtttcggcgtggctcgttggtgccctcggctggccagaaatcggtactgcagccggaaaaatcggtactgcaggcgaagcggggcgcatgcgcagtggtttcggcgtggctcgttggtgccctcgcctggcgaaaaatcggtactgcaggcgaagcggggcgcatgcgcagtggtttcggcgtggctcgttggtgccctcggctggcgagaaatcggtactgcagccgaagcggggcgcaggcgcagtggtttcggcgtggctcgttggtcccctcggctggccagaaatcggtactgcagcccgaaaaatcggtactgcaggcagCCGCTGCGCGCATGCGCACTtgctcggcgtggctcgttggtgccctcggctggccagaaatcagtactgcagccgaagcggggcgcatgcgcagtggtttcggcgtggctcgttggtgccctcggctggcgagaaatcggtactgcaggcgaagcggggcgcatgcgcagtggtttcggcgtggctcgttggtgccctcgcctggcgaaaaatcggtactgcaggcgaagcggggcgcatgcgcagtggtttcggcgtggctcgttggtgccctcggctggcgagaaatcggtactgcagccgaagcggggcgcaggcgcagtggtttcggcgtggctcgttggtgccctcggctggccagaaatcggtactgcaggcgaagcggggcgcaggcgcagtggtttcggcgtggctcgttggtgccctcggctggccagaaatcggtactgcagccggaaaaatcggtactgcaggcgaagcggggcgcatgcgcagtggtttcggcgtggctcgttggtgccctcgcctggcgaaaaatcggtactgcaggcgaagcggggcgcatgcgcagtggtttcggcgtggctcgttggtgccctcggctggcgagaaatcggtactgcagccgaagcggggcgcaggcgcagtggtttcggcgtggctcgttggtcccctcggctggccagaaatcggtactgcagcccgaaaaatcggtactgcaggcagCCGCTGCGCGCATGCGCACTtgctcggcgtggctcgttggtgccctcggctggccagaaatcagtactgcagccgaagcggggcgcatgcgcagtggtttcggcgtggctcgttggtgccctcggctggcgagaaatcggtactgcaggcgaagcggggcgcaggcgcagtggtttcggcgtggctcgttggtgccctcggctggcgagaaatcggtactgcaggcgaagcggggcgcaggcgcagtggtttcggcgtggctcgttggtgccctcggctggccagaaatcggtactgcaggcgaagcggggcgcaggcgcagtggtttcggcgtggctcgttggtgccctcggctggccagaaatcggtactgcaggcgaagcggggcgcaggcgcagtggtttcggcgtggctcgttgctgccctcggctggccagaaatcggtactgcaggggTAAGGCGCTCGCATGGGCGTTCGGTTTCccctgctcactgctgccctccggTGTCGACACGCCACTTCtgcagccgccgctgccctcgccggcgTACGGCGAATACTACAGCCAGCCGGCCCGCACCCGCGCAGTGCCGGTCACCGTGTTCGCCCCTACTCCGCCGTGTGTCGCTAACGG ggccccggttcctccctggcgcggccggggcgggcgctcgcccctgcggaggcggccgggaggagcggcgaggctggcgggccccggagcggcgctgggcggacggctcccgtcgcggcaggcctgcccgagggtgctg ggaaaccccattcctcctgttgaggaaggatccctaggaatagtgatcaggataacagatcaccaacatataacagaaggtctgcacgtgttacaaaaa gtattcagaacatcggggatcgactacatgctgccatga
- the LOC138066639 gene encoding uncharacterized protein isoform X1 translates to MRAAPTLLPAALSYEQRSTAGSRCAHAHLLGVARWCPRLARNQYCSRSGAHAQWFRRGSLVPSAGQKSVLQAKRGAGAVVSAWLVGALGWPEIGTAGEAGRMRSGFGVARWCPRLARNRYCSRKNRYCRRSGAHAQWFRRGSLVPSPGEKSVLQAKRGACAVVSAWLVGALGWREIGTAAEAGRRRSGFGVARWCPRLARNRYCSPKIRYCRRSGAHAQWFRRGSLVPSAGQKSVLQAKRGAGAVVSAWLVGALGWPEIGTAAGKIGTAGEAGRMRSGFGVARWCPRLAKNRYCRRSGAHAQWFRRGSLVPSAGEKSVLQPKRGAGAVVSAWLVGPLGWPEIGTAARKIGTAGSRCAHAHLLGVARWCPRLARNQYCSRSGAHAQWFRRGSLVPSAGEKSVLQAKRGACAVVSAWLVGALAWRKIGTAGEAGRMRSGFGVARWCPRLARNRYCSRSGAQAQWFRRGSLVPSAGQKSVLQAKRGAGAVVSAWLVGALGWPEIGTAAGKIGTAGEAGRMRSGFGVARWCPRLAKNRYCRRSGAHAQWFRRGSLVPSAGEKSVLQPKRGAGAVVSAWLVGPLGWPEIGTAARKIGTAGSRCAHAHLLGVARWCPRLARNQYCSRSGAHAQWFRRGSLVPSAGEKSVLQAKRGAGAVVSAWLVGALGWREIGTAGEAGRRRSGFGVARWCPRLARNRYCRRSGAQAQWFRRGSLVPSAGQKSVLQAKRGAGAVVSAWLVAALGWPEIGTAGVRRSHGRSVSPAHCCPPVSTRHFCSRRCPRRRTANTTASRPAPAQCRSPCSPLLRRVSLTGPRFLPGAAGAGARPCGGGREERRGWRAPERRWADGSRRGRPARGCWETPFLLLRKDP, encoded by the exons atgcgcgccgccccgACACTGCTCCCTGCGGCCCTCAGCTACGAACAGCGTAGTACTGCAGGCAGCCGCTGCGCGCATGCGCACTtgctcggcgtggctcgttggtgccctcggctggccagaaatcagtactgcagccgaagcggggcgcatgcgcagtggtttcggcgtggctcgttggtgccctcggctggccagaaatcggtactgcaggcgaagcggggcgcaggcgcagtggtttcggcgtggctcgttggtgccctcggctggccagaaatcggtactgcaggcgaagcggggcgcatgcgcagtggtttcggcgtggctcgttggtgccctcggctggccagaaatcggtactgcagccggaaaaatcggtactgcaggcgaagcggggcgcatgcgcagtggtttcggcgtggctcgttggtgccctcgcctggcgaaaaatcggtactgcaggcgaagcggggcgcatgcgcagtggtttcggcgtggctcgttggtgccctcggctggcgagaaatcggtactgcagccgaagcggggcgcaggcgcagtggtttcggcgtggctcgttggtgccctcggctggccagaaatcggtactgcagcccgaaaattcggtactgcaggcgaagcggggcgcatgcgcagtggtttcggcgtggctcgttggtgccctcggctggccagaaatcggtactgcaggcgaagcggggcgcaggcgcagtggtttcggcgtggctcgttggtgccctcggctggccagaaatcggtactgcagccggaaaaatcggtactgcaggcgaagcggggcgcatgcgcagtggtttcggcgtggctcgttggtgccctcgcctggcgaaaaatcggtactgcaggcgaagcggggcgcatgcgcagtggtttcggcgtggctcgttggtgccctcggctggcgagaaatcggtactgcagccgaagcggggcgcaggcgcagtggtttcggcgtggctcgttggtcccctcggctggccagaaatcggtactgcagcccgaaaaatcggtactgcaggcagCCGCTGCGCGCATGCGCACTtgctcggcgtggctcgttggtgccctcggctggccagaaatcagtactgcagccgaagcggggcgcatgcgcagtggtttcggcgtggctcgttggtgccctcggctggcgagaaatcggtactgcaggcgaagcggggcgcatgcgcagtggtttcggcgtggctcgttggtgccctcgcctggcgaaaaatcggtactgcaggcgaagcggggcgcatgcgcagtggtttcggcgtggctcgttggtgccctcggctggcgagaaatcggtactgcagccgaagcggggcgcaggcgcagtggtttcggcgtggctcgttggtgccctcggctggccagaaatcggtactgcaggcgaagcggggcgcaggcgcagtggtttcggcgtggctcgttggtgccctcggctggccagaaatcggtactgcagccggaaaaatcggtactgcaggcgaagcggggcgcatgcgcagtggtttcggcgtggctcgttggtgccctcgcctggcgaaaaatcggtactgcaggcgaagcggggcgcatgcgcagtggtttcggcgtggctcgttggtgccctcggctggcgagaaatcggtactgcagccgaagcggggcgcaggcgcagtggtttcggcgtggctcgttggtcccctcggctggccagaaatcggtactgcagcccgaaaaatcggtactgcaggcagCCGCTGCGCGCATGCGCACTtgctcggcgtggctcgttggtgccctcggctggccagaaatcagtactgcagccgaagcggggcgcatgcgcagtggtttcggcgtggctcgttggtgccctcggctggcgagaaatcggtactgcaggcgaagcggggcgcaggcgcagtggtttcggcgtggctcgttggtgccctcggctggcgagaaatcggtactgcaggcgaagcggggcgcaggcgcagtggtttcggcgtggctcgttggtgccctcggctggccagaaatcggtactgcaggcgaagcggggcgcaggcgcagtggtttcggcgtggctcgttggtgccctcggctggccagaaatcggtactgcaggcgaagcggggcgcaggcgcagtggtttcggcgtggctcgttgctgccctcggctggccagaaatcggtactgcaggggTAAGGCGCTCGCATGGGCGTTCGGTTTCccctgctcactgctgccctccggTGTCGACACGCCACTTCtgcagccgccgctgccctcgccggcgTACGGCGAATACTACAGCCAGCCGGCCCGCACCCGCGCAGTGCCGGTCACCGTGTTCGCCCCTACTCCGCCGTGTGTCGCTAACGG ggccccggttcctccctggcgcggccggggcgggcgctcgcccctgcggaggcggccgggaggagcggcgaggctggcgggccccggagcggcgctgggcggacggctcccgtcgcggcaggcctgcccgagggtgctg ggaaaccccattcctcctgttgaggaaggatccctag
- the LOC138066639 gene encoding uncharacterized protein isoform X5 — MKLNGPLISSETATEGGVLLWVTKGNPIPPVEEGSLGIVIRITDHQHITEGIQNIGDRLHAAMKNYRLPRSDLCKLQRVKSGQENPNASGKILCVVLLKNFGCRKVGCILTGLVSNKPQFMDQPRREGNSGPVGAPSLLQTQTLWRYRDTGKQAHKWPPRAFRCGCGSSTQQCPSGLWAQRYTESSAAQQVLKHSLAVEGAVSQLGALRRSVVGHEGRALTCSVDAAKSWGCTVCVQGWEVEGGCPLGGCWSHWLWMFAHGAEGTKNINCL, encoded by the exons atgaagcttAATGGACCCTTAATATCatcagaaactgctacagaaggaggtgtTCTACTATGGGTAACTAAG ggaaaccccattcctcctgttgaggaaggatccctaggaatagtgatcaggataacagatcaccaacatataacagaag gtattcagaacatcggggatcgactacatgctgccatgaagaactacaggctaccgcgctcagacctttgtaagttacagcgtgtcaagagcggccaggagaatccaaatgccagtggaaagattctctgcgtggtcctgctgaagaacttcggctgtaggaaggttggctgcatcctcactggacttgtgagtaataagccacaattcatggaccagccaaggagagaggggaatagtgggcccgtgggtgcaccctcgctcttgcagacacagacactctggaggtatagggatacaggcaagcaggcccacaagtggcctccacgtgcctttcggtgtggctgcgggtcctccacacagcagtgcccaagtggactttgggcccagcggtacacagagagctctgcagctcagcag gtgctgaagcatagtctggcagtcgaaggagcggtgtcacagctgggagctctgcggagatctgtggttggccatgaaggtcgagctctgacttgcagcgtggacgcagctaagtcttggggctgcactgtgtgtgtgcagggctgggaggtggaaggtggttgtcccctaggtggttgctggagtcactggctgtggatgtttgcccatggagctgaggggaccaaaaatattaattgtctgtaa
- the LOC138066639 gene encoding uncharacterized protein isoform X2, with translation MRSGFGVARWCPRLARNRYCSRSGAQAQWFRRGSLVPSAGQKSVLQPENSVLQAKRGACAVVSAWLVGALGWPEIGTAGEAGRRRSGFGVARWCPRLARNRYCSRKNRYCRRSGAHAQWFRRGSLVPSPGEKSVLQAKRGACAVVSAWLVGALGWREIGTAAEAGRRRSGFGVARWSPRLARNRYCSPKNRYCRQPLRACALARRGSLVPSAGQKSVLQPKRGACAVVSAWLVGALGWREIGTAGEAGRMRSGFGVARWCPRLAKNRYCRRSGAHAQWFRRGSLVPSAGEKSVLQPKRGAGAVVSAWLVGALGWPEIGTAGEAGRRRSGFGVARWCPRLARNRYCSRKNRYCRRSGAHAQWFRRGSLVPSPGEKSVLQAKRGACAVVSAWLVGALGWREIGTAAEAGRRRSGFGVARWSPRLARNRYCSPKNRYCRQPLRACALARRGSLVPSAGQKSVLQPKRGACAVVSAWLVGALGWREIGTAGEAGRRRSGFGVARWCPRLARNRYCRRSGAQAQWFRRGSLVPSAGQKSVLQAKRGAGAVVSAWLVGALGWPEIGTAGEAGRRRSGFGVARCCPRLARNRYCRGKALAWAFGFPCSLLPSGVDTPLLQPPLPSPAYGEYYSQPARTRAVPVTVFAPTPPCVANGAPVPPWRGRGGRSPLRRRPGGAARLAGPGAALGGRLPSRQACPRVLGNPIPPVEEGSLGIVIRITDHQHITEGLHVLQKVCCIHISLHVTLCIYEASYFKSYKTATYYHRGMIVK, from the exons atgcgcagtggtttcggcgtggctcgttggtgccctcggctggcgagaaatcggtactgcagccgaagcggggcgcaggcgcagtggtttcggcgtggctcgttggtgccctcggctggccagaaatcggtactgcagcccgaaaattcggtactgcaggcgaagcggggcgcatgcgcagtggtttcggcgtggctcgttggtgccctcggctggccagaaatcggtactgcaggcgaagcggggcgcaggcgcagtggtttcggcgtggctcgttggtgccctcggctggccagaaatcggtactgcagccggaaaaatcggtactgcaggcgaagcggggcgcatgcgcagtggtttcggcgtggctcgttggtgccctcgcctggcgaaaaatcggtactgcaggcgaagcggggcgcatgcgcagtggtttcggcgtggctcgttggtgccctcggctggcgagaaatcggtactgcagccgaagcggggcgcaggcgcagtggtttcggcgtggctcgttggtcccctcggctggccagaaatcggtactgcagcccgaaaaatcggtactgcaggcagCCGCTGCGCGCATGCGCACTtgctcggcgtggctcgttggtgccctcggctggccagaaatcagtactgcagccgaagcggggcgcatgcgcagtggtttcggcgtggctcgttggtgccctcggctggcgagaaatcggtactgcaggcgaagcggggcgcatgcgcagtggtttcggcgtggctcgttggtgccctcgcctggcgaaaaatcggtactgcaggcgaagcggggcgcatgcgcagtggtttcggcgtggctcgttggtgccctcggctggcgagaaatcggtactgcagccgaagcggggcgcaggcgcagtggtttcggcgtggctcgttggtgccctcggctggccagaaatcggtactgcaggcgaagcggggcgcaggcgcagtggtttcggcgtggctcgttggtgccctcggctggccagaaatcggtactgcagccggaaaaatcggtactgcaggcgaagcggggcgcatgcgcagtggtttcggcgtggctcgttggtgccctcgcctggcgaaaaatcggtactgcaggcgaagcggggcgcatgcgcagtggtttcggcgtggctcgttggtgccctcggctggcgagaaatcggtactgcagccgaagcggggcgcaggcgcagtggtttcggcgtggctcgttggtcccctcggctggccagaaatcggtactgcagcccgaaaaatcggtactgcaggcagCCGCTGCGCGCATGCGCACTtgctcggcgtggctcgttggtgccctcggctggccagaaatcagtactgcagccgaagcggggcgcatgcgcagtggtttcggcgtggctcgttggtgccctcggctggcgagaaatcggtactgcaggcgaagcggggcgcaggcgcagtggtttcggcgtggctcgttggtgccctcggctggcgagaaatcggtactgcaggcgaagcggggcgcaggcgcagtggtttcggcgtggctcgttggtgccctcggctggccagaaatcggtactgcaggcgaagcggggcgcaggcgcagtggtttcggcgtggctcgttggtgccctcggctggccagaaatcggtactgcaggcgaagcggggcgcaggcgcagtggtttcggcgtggctcgttgctgccctcggctggccagaaatcggtactgcaggggTAAGGCGCTCGCATGGGCGTTCGGTTTCccctgctcactgctgccctccggTGTCGACACGCCACTTCtgcagccgccgctgccctcgccggcgTACGGCGAATACTACAGCCAGCCGGCCCGCACCCGCGCAGTGCCGGTCACCGTGTTCGCCCCTACTCCGCCGTGTGTCGCTAACGG ggccccggttcctccctggcgcggccggggcgggcgctcgcccctgcggaggcggccgggaggagcggcgaggctggcgggccccggagcggcgctgggcggacggctcccgtcgcggcaggcctgcccgagggtgctg ggaaaccccattcctcctgttgaggaaggatccctaggaatagtgatcaggataacagatcaccaacatataacagaaggtctgcacgtgttacaaaaagtatgctgcatacatatttctttgcatgtgactttatgtatctatgaagcatcatattttaagagctacaagacagcaacttattatcataggggaatgatagtcaagtga
- the LOC138066639 gene encoding uncharacterized protein isoform X4, which yields MRSGFGVARWCPRLARNRYCSRSGAQAQWFRRGSLVPSAGQKSVLQPENSVLQAKRGACAVVSAWLVGALGWPEIGTAGEAGRRRSGFGVARWCPRLARNRYCSRKNRYCRRSGAHAQWFRRGSLVPSPGEKSVLQAKRGACAVVSAWLVGALGWREIGTAAEAGRRRSGFGVARWSPRLARNRYCSPKNRYCRQPLRACALARRGSLVPSAGQKSVLQPKRGACAVVSAWLVGALGWREIGTAGEAGRMRSGFGVARWCPRLAKNRYCRRSGAHAQWFRRGSLVPSAGEKSVLQPKRGAGAVVSAWLVGALGWPEIGTAGEAGRRRSGFGVARWCPRLARNRYCSRKNRYCRRSGAHAQWFRRGSLVPSPGEKSVLQAKRGACAVVSAWLVGALGWREIGTAAEAGRRRSGFGVARWSPRLARNRYCSPKNRYCRQPLRACALARRGSLVPSAGQKSVLQPKRGACAVVSAWLVGALGWREIGTAGEAGRRRSGFGVARWCPRLARNRYCRRSGAQAQWFRRGSLVPSAGQKSVLQAKRGAGAVVSAWLVGALGWPEIGTAGEAGRRRSGFGVARCCPRLARNRYCRGKALAWAFGFPCSLLPSGVDTPLLQPPLPSPAYGEYYSQPARTRAVPVTVFAPTPPCVANGAPVPPWRGRGGRSPLRRRPGGAARLAGPGAALGGRLPSRQACPRVLVFRTSGIDYMLP from the exons atgcgcagtggtttcggcgtggctcgttggtgccctcggctggcgagaaatcggtactgcagccgaagcggggcgcaggcgcagtggtttcggcgtggctcgttggtgccctcggctggccagaaatcggtactgcagcccgaaaattcggtactgcaggcgaagcggggcgcatgcgcagtggtttcggcgtggctcgttggtgccctcggctggccagaaatcggtactgcaggcgaagcggggcgcaggcgcagtggtttcggcgtggctcgttggtgccctcggctggccagaaatcggtactgcagccggaaaaatcggtactgcaggcgaagcggggcgcatgcgcagtggtttcggcgtggctcgttggtgccctcgcctggcgaaaaatcggtactgcaggcgaagcggggcgcatgcgcagtggtttcggcgtggctcgttggtgccctcggctggcgagaaatcggtactgcagccgaagcggggcgcaggcgcagtggtttcggcgtggctcgttggtcccctcggctggccagaaatcggtactgcagcccgaaaaatcggtactgcaggcagCCGCTGCGCGCATGCGCACTtgctcggcgtggctcgttggtgccctcggctggccagaaatcagtactgcagccgaagcggggcgcatgcgcagtggtttcggcgtggctcgttggtgccctcggctggcgagaaatcggtactgcaggcgaagcggggcgcatgcgcagtggtttcggcgtggctcgttggtgccctcgcctggcgaaaaatcggtactgcaggcgaagcggggcgcatgcgcagtggtttcggcgtggctcgttggtgccctcggctggcgagaaatcggtactgcagccgaagcggggcgcaggcgcagtggtttcggcgtggctcgttggtgccctcggctggccagaaatcggtactgcaggcgaagcggggcgcaggcgcagtggtttcggcgtggctcgttggtgccctcggctggccagaaatcggtactgcagccggaaaaatcggtactgcaggcgaagcggggcgcatgcgcagtggtttcggcgtggctcgttggtgccctcgcctggcgaaaaatcggtactgcaggcgaagcggggcgcatgcgcagtggtttcggcgtggctcgttggtgccctcggctggcgagaaatcggtactgcagccgaagcggggcgcaggcgcagtggtttcggcgtggctcgttggtcccctcggctggccagaaatcggtactgcagcccgaaaaatcggtactgcaggcagCCGCTGCGCGCATGCGCACTtgctcggcgtggctcgttggtgccctcggctggccagaaatcagtactgcagccgaagcggggcgcatgcgcagtggtttcggcgtggctcgttggtgccctcggctggcgagaaatcggtactgcaggcgaagcggggcgcaggcgcagtggtttcggcgtggctcgttggtgccctcggctggcgagaaatcggtactgcaggcgaagcggggcgcaggcgcagtggtttcggcgtggctcgttggtgccctcggctggccagaaatcggtactgcaggcgaagcggggcgcaggcgcagtggtttcggcgtggctcgttggtgccctcggctggccagaaatcggtactgcaggcgaagcggggcgcaggcgcagtggtttcggcgtggctcgttgctgccctcggctggccagaaatcggtactgcaggggTAAGGCGCTCGCATGGGCGTTCGGTTTCccctgctcactgctgccctccggTGTCGACACGCCACTTCtgcagccgccgctgccctcgccggcgTACGGCGAATACTACAGCCAGCCGGCCCGCACCCGCGCAGTGCCGGTCACCGTGTTCGCCCCTACTCCGCCGTGTGTCGCTAACGG ggccccggttcctccctggcgcggccggggcgggcgctcgcccctgcggaggcggccgggaggagcggcgaggctggcgggccccggagcggcgctgggcggacggctcccgtcgcggcaggcctgcccgagggtgctg gtattcagaacatcggggatcgactacatgctgccatga